In Odocoileus virginianus isolate 20LAN1187 ecotype Illinois chromosome 23, Ovbor_1.2, whole genome shotgun sequence, one DNA window encodes the following:
- the MANSC1 gene encoding MANSC domain-containing protein 1 isoform X1, translated as MTKTKLKFSMFFRGGWSLTYTFVIICFLTLRLSTSQNCLTESLDDVVIDIQLSLSKGIRGNEPIHTLTQQDCINSCCLTKNISGDKACNLMIFDTQKKIKLPNCYLFFCPSKEACPLKPAKGLMSYRIIRDFPSLARTDLPSPRVAQENPLFPGASSHAITPTPQPPTRDSEPTVLWRDSVSQTSGSSDHLEKLLKFDPEIPPSSDYKEEGHSQTSQSSSGPAIANLLPENVTAFPFAMAVSSLHTILATPKSLSASLPATNTAVMPSLTWQPQRATSAPPAAMITSPTTPAVLTSISRAPMDSQGPPVTVPFRDITSLTWSAEDAGASVTFPLSNVEYPATNMTASQENAKARADEPALSNAPGSQQGLAFEQWLLIGTVLFGVLFLAIGLALLGRMLLESLRRKRYSRLDYLINGIYVDI; from the exons ATGACTAAGACTAAGCTGAAATTTAGCATGTTCTTCCGGGGAGGATGGAGCTTAACTTACACTTTTGTAATAATTTGTTTCCTGACACTAAGACTGTCCACCAGTCAAAACTGCCTCACTGAGAGCCTTGACGATGTGGTCATTGACATCCAGCTGTCTCTTTCCAAGGGAATCAGAGGCAATGAGCCCATACATACATTAACTCAACAGGACTGCATTAATTCTTGCTGCTTGACAAAAAACATATCAG GGGACAAAGCATGTAACTTGATGATCTTCgacactcaaaaaaaaattaaactgccCAACTGCTACCTGTTCTTCTGTCCCAGCAAGGAAGCCTGTCCCCTGAAACCAGCAAAAGGACTTATGAGTTACAGGATAATTCGAG aTTTCCCATCTTTGGCCAGAACTGATTTGCCAAGCCCAAGGGTAGCCCAGGAAAACCCCCTCTTCCCTGGCGCATCTTCCCATGCCatcacccccactccccagcctccAACCCGCGACTCAGAGCCCACGGTCTTATGGAGAGATTCAGTTTCTCAGACGTCTGGATCCTCGGATCACTTGGAGAAACTCCTCAAGTTTGATCCGGAGATTCCACCATCATCTGATTATAAAGAAGAAGGCCACTCTCAGACGTCACAGTCTTCCTCAGGACCAGCAATAGCTAATCTATTGCCTGAGAATGTGACAGCGTTCCCCTTTGCGATGGCGGTGTCTTCTCTGCACACCATCCTGGCCACTCCGAAGTCTCTCTCTGCATCCCTCCCCGCCACCAACACGGCAGTGATGCCATCTCTGACCTGGCAGCCTCAGAGAGCCACCTCCGCTCCACCCGCAGCCATGATCACTAGCCCGACCACACCTGCGGTTTTGACTTCCATCTCTAGGGCACCCATGGACTCACAAGGCCCACCGGTCACGGTGCCCTTTCGAGACATCACCAGTCTGACTTGGAGCGCAGAGGATGCTGGGGCCTCTGTTACATTTCCTTTGTCAAATGTGGAGTATCCCGCTACAAATATGACAGCTTCCCAGGAGAATGCGAAGGCCCGTGCAGATGAGCCTGCCCTGAGCAATGCTCCAGGAAGCCAGCAAGGCCTTGCCTTTGAGCAGTGGCTCCTGATTGGGACTGTGCTCTTCGGGGTCCTCTTTCTTGCCATAGGCCTGGCCCTCTTGGGCAGAATGCTCCTAGAATCCCTCCGCAGAAAACGTTACTCAAGGCTTGACTATTTGATCAATGGCATCTACGTGGACATCTAA
- the MANSC1 gene encoding MANSC domain-containing protein 1 isoform X2: MVGLGSFQVVEYIHVLGGTPSPPGTEAAALGTLPNLTLCTSSSGCSFVSFVIKCNRDKACNLMIFDTQKKIKLPNCYLFFCPSKEACPLKPAKGLMSYRIIRDFPSLARTDLPSPRVAQENPLFPGASSHAITPTPQPPTRDSEPTVLWRDSVSQTSGSSDHLEKLLKFDPEIPPSSDYKEEGHSQTSQSSSGPAIANLLPENVTAFPFAMAVSSLHTILATPKSLSASLPATNTAVMPSLTWQPQRATSAPPAAMITSPTTPAVLTSISRAPMDSQGPPVTVPFRDITSLTWSAEDAGASVTFPLSNVEYPATNMTASQENAKARADEPALSNAPGSQQGLAFEQWLLIGTVLFGVLFLAIGLALLGRMLLESLRRKRYSRLDYLINGIYVDI, translated from the exons ATGGTGGGTTTGGGGAGCTTCCAAGTTGTTGAATACATCCATGTGCTGGGAGGCACCCCATCCCCACCAGGGACGGAGGCTGCTGCCCTCGGGACCCTCCCAAACCTCACCCTGTGtacctcttcatctggctgttcatttgtatcctttgtAATAAAGTGTAACA GGGACAAAGCATGTAACTTGATGATCTTCgacactcaaaaaaaaattaaactgccCAACTGCTACCTGTTCTTCTGTCCCAGCAAGGAAGCCTGTCCCCTGAAACCAGCAAAAGGACTTATGAGTTACAGGATAATTCGAG aTTTCCCATCTTTGGCCAGAACTGATTTGCCAAGCCCAAGGGTAGCCCAGGAAAACCCCCTCTTCCCTGGCGCATCTTCCCATGCCatcacccccactccccagcctccAACCCGCGACTCAGAGCCCACGGTCTTATGGAGAGATTCAGTTTCTCAGACGTCTGGATCCTCGGATCACTTGGAGAAACTCCTCAAGTTTGATCCGGAGATTCCACCATCATCTGATTATAAAGAAGAAGGCCACTCTCAGACGTCACAGTCTTCCTCAGGACCAGCAATAGCTAATCTATTGCCTGAGAATGTGACAGCGTTCCCCTTTGCGATGGCGGTGTCTTCTCTGCACACCATCCTGGCCACTCCGAAGTCTCTCTCTGCATCCCTCCCCGCCACCAACACGGCAGTGATGCCATCTCTGACCTGGCAGCCTCAGAGAGCCACCTCCGCTCCACCCGCAGCCATGATCACTAGCCCGACCACACCTGCGGTTTTGACTTCCATCTCTAGGGCACCCATGGACTCACAAGGCCCACCGGTCACGGTGCCCTTTCGAGACATCACCAGTCTGACTTGGAGCGCAGAGGATGCTGGGGCCTCTGTTACATTTCCTTTGTCAAATGTGGAGTATCCCGCTACAAATATGACAGCTTCCCAGGAGAATGCGAAGGCCCGTGCAGATGAGCCTGCCCTGAGCAATGCTCCAGGAAGCCAGCAAGGCCTTGCCTTTGAGCAGTGGCTCCTGATTGGGACTGTGCTCTTCGGGGTCCTCTTTCTTGCCATAGGCCTGGCCCTCTTGGGCAGAATGCTCCTAGAATCCCTCCGCAGAAAACGTTACTCAAGGCTTGACTATTTGATCAATGGCATCTACGTGGACATCTAA